The Hydrogenophaga crocea genome contains a region encoding:
- a CDS encoding glycine zipper 2TM domain-containing protein — translation MDKSMIKGMALGGLAMVVLGAGAVGGYQTLTQPRHAEVVAVKEVTTTVSTPREVCENVAVRRQAPVKDEHRVAGTLIGGVAGGLLGSTIGKGSGNTVATVAGAVAGGYAGNQVQKNMQQSDTVTTTEQRCRTVQDKSQKLLGYDVTYRLNGQEAVVRTDFKPGATLPVKDGKVDTTPPAQS, via the coding sequence ATGGACAAGTCAATGATCAAAGGCATGGCCCTGGGCGGGCTGGCGATGGTGGTGCTCGGCGCGGGCGCGGTGGGCGGCTACCAGACCCTCACCCAGCCCCGGCACGCCGAGGTGGTGGCCGTGAAGGAAGTGACGACCACCGTCTCCACGCCGCGCGAGGTGTGCGAGAACGTGGCCGTGCGCCGCCAGGCGCCGGTGAAGGACGAGCACCGCGTGGCCGGCACCCTGATCGGCGGTGTGGCCGGCGGGTTGCTGGGCAGCACCATCGGCAAGGGCAGCGGCAACACCGTGGCCACGGTGGCCGGTGCGGTGGCGGGCGGCTACGCCGGCAATCAGGTGCAGAAGAACATGCAGCAGAGCGACACCGTGACCACCACCGAGCAGCGCTGCCGCACGGTGCAGGACAAGAGCCAGAAGCTGCTGGGCTACGACGTGACCTACCGCCTCAACGGCCAGGAGGCCGTGGTGCGCACCGACTTCAAGCCGGGCGCCACGCTGCCCGTGAAAGACGGCAAGGTCGACACGACCCCGCCCGCTCAGTCCTGA
- a CDS encoding helix-turn-helix domain-containing protein → MSATPPMSTDAVAPKERAAIWREWVWTHFGGLDSDLYGDTDFEGHMSASRAGEVMLTRLEANRHRVIKSDRQARAGERPYLKIVAPWRGSAGVQQSGREAWVRPGGWAIYDTTGTYAVANPEQVEHLIVMLPREQLSERGLALEPLMARQIGGVSGIARVALETMRTTYQELPGMSEAAARGAGEAIVELVRLSLLELAGRADGRTQLEAFRDRIRVHIGHHLRDPALSLDHIASAMNCSKRHLHKAFSAEDDTLAHYIQRQRVEACMRELADPQRAGRTITEIAFSWGFNNTAHFSRVFREHTGLTPSAFRARASLAPAQD, encoded by the coding sequence ATGAGCGCCACCCCCCCGATGAGCACCGACGCCGTGGCGCCCAAGGAGCGCGCCGCGATCTGGCGCGAATGGGTGTGGACGCACTTCGGCGGGCTCGACTCCGACCTCTACGGCGACACCGACTTCGAGGGCCACATGAGCGCCTCGCGCGCGGGCGAGGTGATGCTCACGCGGCTCGAGGCCAACCGCCACCGCGTGATCAAGAGCGACCGCCAGGCGCGCGCGGGCGAGCGGCCCTACCTCAAGATCGTGGCACCCTGGCGCGGCAGCGCGGGCGTGCAGCAGTCGGGCCGCGAGGCCTGGGTGCGGCCCGGCGGCTGGGCCATCTACGACACCACCGGCACCTACGCGGTGGCCAACCCCGAGCAGGTCGAGCACCTGATCGTGATGCTGCCGCGCGAACAGCTCAGCGAGCGCGGCCTCGCGCTCGAGCCGCTCATGGCGCGGCAGATCGGCGGCGTGAGCGGCATTGCGCGCGTGGCGCTGGAGACCATGCGCACCACCTACCAGGAGCTGCCCGGCATGAGCGAGGCCGCGGCGCGCGGCGCGGGCGAGGCCATCGTCGAGCTGGTGCGGCTGTCACTGCTCGAGCTCGCGGGCCGCGCCGACGGCCGCACCCAGCTCGAGGCCTTCCGCGACCGCATCCGCGTGCACATCGGCCACCACCTGCGCGACCCCGCGCTCTCGCTCGACCACATCGCCAGCGCGATGAACTGCAGCAAGCGCCACCTGCACAAGGCCTTCAGCGCCGAGGACGACACCCTGGCCCACTACATCCAGCGCCAGCGCGTGGAGGCCTGCATGCGCGAGCTGGCCGACCCGCAGCGCGCGGGCCGCACCATCACCGAGATCGCGTTTTCCTGGGGCTTCAACAACACGGCGCACTTCAGCCGCGTGTTCCGCGAGCACACGGGGCTCACGCCCTCGGCGTTCCGCGCCCGTGCCTCGCTCGCACCCGCTCAGGACTGA
- a CDS encoding amino acid ABC transporter substrate-binding protein produces MALSNRRVMMQKTAAAVGAMAVAPQLMAQNAPVRIGYSMSRTGPWTGGAQTSQEPNFLLWAEQQNATGGLDVKGVRRKIELISSDDRSDVETVVRTYEKLMGSDKVDLVLPPWGSNANFAVAPLANRFQYPFLAPTALSRRLVELKLPYFFLLLQQPKPMCDALVDMFKANGVKSVAVIYVDDLFGLENYAALKVALQGSGINMVEDKSYPGGVKDLSPVLRSMKDKNPDAFVGFTYPPDTILASRQAKEIGFNPKFFYASVGTAFPLYKNVITAAGAEGVLGMGSWNSKTSPGAKAYFDAHVASQKKEPDRWASGACWAGLEILTNAVKAHGLDRKAIRDYVANTTHKTILGDIKFQGSENVGTPGTVGQWQNGEFEVVWPQKLATAKLNPNKPTWK; encoded by the coding sequence ATGGCCTTGAGCAACCGCCGAGTGATGATGCAGAAGACCGCCGCCGCCGTGGGCGCGATGGCGGTGGCCCCGCAGTTGATGGCCCAGAACGCGCCCGTGCGCATCGGCTACAGCATGTCGCGCACCGGCCCCTGGACGGGCGGCGCGCAGACCAGCCAGGAGCCCAACTTCCTGCTCTGGGCCGAGCAGCAGAACGCCACGGGCGGTCTCGACGTGAAGGGCGTGCGCCGCAAGATCGAGCTGATCAGCAGCGACGACCGCAGCGACGTGGAAACCGTGGTGCGCACCTACGAAAAGCTGATGGGCAGCGACAAGGTGGACCTGGTGCTGCCGCCCTGGGGCTCGAACGCCAACTTCGCGGTCGCACCGCTGGCCAACCGCTTCCAGTACCCCTTCCTCGCGCCCACCGCGCTCTCGCGCCGCCTGGTGGAGCTCAAGCTGCCGTATTTCTTCCTGCTGCTGCAGCAGCCCAAGCCCATGTGCGACGCGCTGGTCGACATGTTCAAGGCCAACGGCGTGAAGAGCGTGGCCGTGATCTACGTGGACGACCTGTTCGGCCTGGAGAACTACGCGGCCCTCAAGGTGGCGCTGCAGGGCAGCGGCATCAACATGGTCGAAGACAAGAGCTACCCCGGCGGCGTGAAAGACCTCTCGCCCGTGCTGCGCTCGATGAAGGACAAGAACCCCGACGCGTTCGTGGGCTTCACCTACCCGCCCGACACCATCCTCGCGAGCCGCCAGGCCAAGGAGATCGGCTTCAACCCGAAGTTCTTCTACGCCTCGGTGGGCACGGCCTTCCCGCTCTACAAGAACGTGATCACCGCGGCCGGCGCCGAGGGCGTGCTGGGCATGGGCTCGTGGAACAGCAAGACCAGCCCGGGCGCCAAGGCCTACTTCGACGCCCACGTGGCGAGCCAGAAGAAGGAACCCGACCGCTGGGCCAGCGGCGCCTGCTGGGCCGGCCTGGAGATCCTCACCAACGCGGTGAAGGCGCACGGCCTGGACCGCAAGGCCATCCGCGACTACGTGGCCAACACCACGCACAAGACCATCCTGGGCGACATCAAATTCCAGGGCAGCGAGAACGTGGGCACGCCGGGCACCGTGGGCCAGTGGCAGAACGGCGAGTTCGAGGTGGTGTGGCCGCAAAAGCTCGCCACCGCCAAGCTCAACCCGAACAAGCCCACCTGGAAGTGA